The following are from one region of the Abiotrophia defectiva ATCC 49176 genome:
- a CDS encoding AbiH family protein yields MSKKVVCLIGNGFDLALGLRTSYTDFRNFIELKHGSKMSENLIYKALEEHTGGNWSDLEKKLGEIFKKSTWEGIFKNSDSVLDGEELQFSINEARENLIDDLIEHLKQEEKILGKIQIDDEVKNNMIEGIQRLFSPTIERDQDILKNHQSLYGEDIYFYTISFNYTDSFSYLFNKIESSDYSIGRSFSRYATLYPHGTSEIGTTIGVNDETQLLGYKEGESVLEADTAKFMIKPRNKEHGQDNQYEDALQRISIADIIIIYGMSCGETDKDWWEAIEKRLLGYKNSIAIVFSYETLRRTHNSQVERVRNRVRSKLCSSSENMATIGNRIIVECSKDLFSHIKSKTEEVRKQVDEVQVTKEEDTI; encoded by the coding sequence ATGAGTAAAAAAGTAGTATGTTTAATAGGTAATGGATTTGATTTAGCTCTGGGTCTCAGAACATCATATACGGATTTTCGAAACTTCATAGAGCTTAAGCATGGGAGTAAAATGTCCGAAAATCTGATTTATAAAGCACTCGAAGAGCATACGGGGGGCAATTGGAGTGATTTAGAGAAAAAATTAGGGGAAATATTCAAGAAATCTACATGGGAAGGTATTTTTAAAAACTCTGATTCTGTTTTAGATGGAGAGGAGTTACAGTTTTCAATTAATGAAGCAAGGGAAAATCTTATTGATGACTTAATAGAGCATCTCAAACAAGAAGAAAAAATACTAGGAAAAATTCAAATTGATGACGAAGTAAAAAATAACATGATCGAAGGTATACAACGCCTGTTTTCTCCGACGATTGAAAGAGATCAAGATATTTTAAAAAATCATCAGAGCTTGTATGGAGAAGATATATATTTTTATACTATTAGCTTCAACTATACAGATTCTTTCTCTTATCTGTTTAATAAAATCGAGAGTAGTGATTATAGCATTGGGAGAAGTTTTTCTCGATACGCTACTCTCTATCCGCATGGGACTAGTGAAATAGGGACTACAATTGGAGTGAATGATGAGACTCAGTTATTAGGTTATAAAGAAGGGGAAAGTGTTTTGGAGGCGGATACCGCTAAATTTATGATTAAACCTAGAAATAAAGAGCACGGGCAAGATAATCAATATGAGGATGCTCTACAACGAATCTCCATAGCTGATATCATCATAATATATGGGATGTCTTGCGGTGAGACGGACAAAGATTGGTGGGAGGCGATTGAAAAGAGACTTTTAGGGTATAAAAACTCAATCGCGATAGTTTTTAGCTATGAAACACTTCGGAGAACCCATAATAGCCAGGTAGAGAGAGTCCGGAATAGGGTCAGAAGTAAACTATGTAGTAGCTCAGAAAACATGGCTACTATAGGAAATCGAATTATTGTTGAATGTAGTAAGGACTTATTTTCCCATATTAAGAGTAAAACGGAGGAAGTACGTAAGCAAGTAGACGAAGTGCAAGTAACGAAAGAAGAGGATACTATTTGA